In the Malania oleifera isolate guangnan ecotype guangnan chromosome 1, ASM2987363v1, whole genome shotgun sequence genome, one interval contains:
- the LOC131148678 gene encoding uncharacterized protein LOC131148678 isoform X2, whose amino-acid sequence MFHWRQSQNHQENDSSQKDAKVHELKAAVGPLSGRSLQFCTDACLRRYLEASNWNVDKSKKMLQETLKWRSTYKPEETRWDEVAHEGETGKVSRADFHDRLGRTVLIMRPGMQNTTSAENNIRHLVYLIENAVLNLPEGQEQMSWLIDFTGWSLSTNVSVKTARDITNILQNHYPERLAIAFLYNPPRIFEAFWKIVKYFLDTKTFQKVKFVYPKNKDSVELMRSLFDVENLPSEFGGNATLKYDHEEFSKLMAQDDVKTASFWGFEGKPCYVSSNGYSGVEAAREAVRVGPPAS is encoded by the exons ATGTTTCATTGGAGGCAGTCTCAGAATCACCAAGAGAATGATTCTTCCCAAAAAGATGCAAAG GTCCATGAACTCAAGGCTGCTGTTGGTCCACTCTCTGGACGTAGTTTGCAGTTCTGCACTGATGCTTGTCTGAGAAGATATTTGGAAGCTAGCAACTGGAATGTTGATAAATCAAAGAAAATGCTGCAAGAGACACTAAAGTGGAGGTCAACTTATAAGCCTGAGGAAACACGTTGG GATGAAGTAGCCCATGAAGGTGAGACTGGCAAAGTGTCCAGAGCAGACTTTCACGATCGACTTGGGAGAACGGTCCTTATAATGAGGCCAGGGATGCAG AATACTACATCAGCAGAAAATAATATCCGCCATTTGGTGTATCTTATAGAGAATGCTGTTCTTAATCTTCCCGAGGGCCAGGAACAAATGTCATGGTTAATAGACTTCACCGGATGGTCACTAAGCACCAATGTCTCAGTCAAAACAGCCCGTGATATCACTAACATTTTACAGAATCATTACCCAGAGAGGCTTGCCATAGCATTTCTGTATAATCCACCAAGAATATTTGAAGCCTTTTGGAAG ATTGTCAAATACTTTCTGGATACAAAAACATTTCAGAAGGTGAAATTTGTTTACCCAAAGAACAAAGATAGTGTGGAGCTCATGAGGTCACTATTTGATGTTGAAAACCTCCCAAGTGAGTTTGGGGGAAATGCTACATTGAAATATGACCACGAGGAATTCTCTAAATTGATGGCCCAAGACGACGTGAAAACTGCTAGCTTCTGGGGTTTCGAAGGGAAGCCCTGCTATGTTAGCAGTAATGGCTATTCTGGGGTTGAGGCGGCAAGAGAGGCAGTGAGAGTTGGACCACCAGCTAGCTAA
- the LOC131148678 gene encoding uncharacterized protein LOC131148678 isoform X3: MFHWRQSQNHQENDSSQKDAKVHELKAAVGPLSGRSLQFCTDACLRRYLEASNWNVDKSKKMLQETLKWRSTYKPEETRWDEVAHEGETGKVSRADFHDRLGRTVLIMRPGMQEQMSWLIDFTGWSLSTNVSVKTARDITNILQNHYPERLAIAFLYNPPRIFEAFWKIVKYFLDTKTFQKVKFVYPKNKDSVELMRSLFDVENLPSEFGGNATLKYDHEEFSKLMAQDDVKTASFWGFEGKPCYVSSNGYSGVEAAREAVRVGPPAS, translated from the exons ATGTTTCATTGGAGGCAGTCTCAGAATCACCAAGAGAATGATTCTTCCCAAAAAGATGCAAAG GTCCATGAACTCAAGGCTGCTGTTGGTCCACTCTCTGGACGTAGTTTGCAGTTCTGCACTGATGCTTGTCTGAGAAGATATTTGGAAGCTAGCAACTGGAATGTTGATAAATCAAAGAAAATGCTGCAAGAGACACTAAAGTGGAGGTCAACTTATAAGCCTGAGGAAACACGTTGG GATGAAGTAGCCCATGAAGGTGAGACTGGCAAAGTGTCCAGAGCAGACTTTCACGATCGACTTGGGAGAACGGTCCTTATAATGAGGCCAGGGATGCAG GAACAAATGTCATGGTTAATAGACTTCACCGGATGGTCACTAAGCACCAATGTCTCAGTCAAAACAGCCCGTGATATCACTAACATTTTACAGAATCATTACCCAGAGAGGCTTGCCATAGCATTTCTGTATAATCCACCAAGAATATTTGAAGCCTTTTGGAAG ATTGTCAAATACTTTCTGGATACAAAAACATTTCAGAAGGTGAAATTTGTTTACCCAAAGAACAAAGATAGTGTGGAGCTCATGAGGTCACTATTTGATGTTGAAAACCTCCCAAGTGAGTTTGGGGGAAATGCTACATTGAAATATGACCACGAGGAATTCTCTAAATTGATGGCCCAAGACGACGTGAAAACTGCTAGCTTCTGGGGTTTCGAAGGGAAGCCCTGCTATGTTAGCAGTAATGGCTATTCTGGGGTTGAGGCGGCAAGAGAGGCAGTGAGAGTTGGACCACCAGCTAGCTAA
- the LOC131148678 gene encoding uncharacterized protein LOC131148678 isoform X1, with translation MFHWRQSQNHQENDSSQKDAKQVHELKAAVGPLSGRSLQFCTDACLRRYLEASNWNVDKSKKMLQETLKWRSTYKPEETRWDEVAHEGETGKVSRADFHDRLGRTVLIMRPGMQNTTSAENNIRHLVYLIENAVLNLPEGQEQMSWLIDFTGWSLSTNVSVKTARDITNILQNHYPERLAIAFLYNPPRIFEAFWKIVKYFLDTKTFQKVKFVYPKNKDSVELMRSLFDVENLPSEFGGNATLKYDHEEFSKLMAQDDVKTASFWGFEGKPCYVSSNGYSGVEAAREAVRVGPPAS, from the exons ATGTTTCATTGGAGGCAGTCTCAGAATCACCAAGAGAATGATTCTTCCCAAAAAGATGCAAAG CAGGTCCATGAACTCAAGGCTGCTGTTGGTCCACTCTCTGGACGTAGTTTGCAGTTCTGCACTGATGCTTGTCTGAGAAGATATTTGGAAGCTAGCAACTGGAATGTTGATAAATCAAAGAAAATGCTGCAAGAGACACTAAAGTGGAGGTCAACTTATAAGCCTGAGGAAACACGTTGG GATGAAGTAGCCCATGAAGGTGAGACTGGCAAAGTGTCCAGAGCAGACTTTCACGATCGACTTGGGAGAACGGTCCTTATAATGAGGCCAGGGATGCAG AATACTACATCAGCAGAAAATAATATCCGCCATTTGGTGTATCTTATAGAGAATGCTGTTCTTAATCTTCCCGAGGGCCAGGAACAAATGTCATGGTTAATAGACTTCACCGGATGGTCACTAAGCACCAATGTCTCAGTCAAAACAGCCCGTGATATCACTAACATTTTACAGAATCATTACCCAGAGAGGCTTGCCATAGCATTTCTGTATAATCCACCAAGAATATTTGAAGCCTTTTGGAAG ATTGTCAAATACTTTCTGGATACAAAAACATTTCAGAAGGTGAAATTTGTTTACCCAAAGAACAAAGATAGTGTGGAGCTCATGAGGTCACTATTTGATGTTGAAAACCTCCCAAGTGAGTTTGGGGGAAATGCTACATTGAAATATGACCACGAGGAATTCTCTAAATTGATGGCCCAAGACGACGTGAAAACTGCTAGCTTCTGGGGTTTCGAAGGGAAGCCCTGCTATGTTAGCAGTAATGGCTATTCTGGGGTTGAGGCGGCAAGAGAGGCAGTGAGAGTTGGACCACCAGCTAGCTAA